The Alteribacter populi genomic sequence ACGACTATTTGTACCTAGCTGTTCCAACAGGCGGGATGGATATAATGAACGGAAATGGCATGCAACAAAGGAATAGTGGCTATCATGGGTTTGGATACGGAAACTCGGAGAATCATGAAACCACTCATTCTGATAAAAGGTTTTTTGGGGGAGGGTACGGTGGCTATTTCGGCTACCCTTATTACCCTTATTACCCTTATTACCCCTACTATCCTTACTACCCACCGAGAAGAAGGTTCCAACGACTGATTCTTCCTCTTGCAGCCTTAACAGCCCTATCAGTTCTTCCATTTTACTAAAAGACTGTTTTCATTAATTTTTTCGATACCCTTGAAACAATGAGTGAACCTATTGTTTCGAGGGTTTTTCTTTTAGAGAACCTTCCGGTATTTAATTTAAAAGTACAGTCTTTATAAAAATGACCATTAAATGTATATATATAGCGAACAAATGATCGCTTTATATGGTATAATTGAAGAAAACGAAGAAAGGATGGAGAGGGTTGGAAACAATTCGGTTTATCCATTGTGCGGACTTACATTTAGACCGTCCATTTGAAACATCGAAACTTCCTGACATTGTTTTAGCTAAATTGAAAAACAGTGCTTATGAGTCCTTTGAAAGGACCATTGATTATGCAATTGAGTATCAAGTCGACTTTGTAGTCATCAGTGGGGACTTATTTGACCTTGAATATCGTAGTATCAAAGGTCAGTTGTTTGTGAAAAAACAAGCTGAAAGGTTACACGAATCAAGGATTTTCCTTTATATCATTCATGGTAATCATGATCCATTAACTGATACGGTTTCTGAAATAACCATGCCAGAAAATGTGGTCGTATATAGTACAGAAACGAAGAGTGTGCTACATAAAAAGAACGAAAAACCAATAGCGAGAATCTATGGATTCAGCTACCCAGCCAGAAGTGTGACGGAGAACAAGATCGACAGCTATATTGAAGTAAAAGAACAAGATGATGTTTTTCATGTCGCCATGCTTCATGGACAAGAACAGTCTCAAAAAGATCACGACCCTTACGCTCCGTTCACACTTAAAGAGTTAAAAGAAAGCGGCTTTGACTACTGGGCGTTGGGTCACATTCACAAGCGTCAAGTGTTGAGCGAAGACCCTTATATTGTTTACCCTGGAAACATTCAAGGAGGGCACCGAAAAGAAACAGGCCCTAAAGGGAGCTATCTTGTTGAACTTAAAAAAGGCGATGAGAGCTTAACATTTCTACCGACCTCCCCCATTGAATGGCATGAAGTCGATGTATCGATTTCGGAACTTTCTACGGTTGACCAACTTTTACAAGTGTGCGAACAAAAGATGATTCAAGTGCTATCTCCAGGTAAGAGCGGTTTGTTTCATCTCACCTTTTCTGGAGAAGGACCATTACATGAACAGCTTGCCAAGCGTCATGCCCCTGAAGAATTACTTGAGGAATTAAGAGGGGATGAAGCGGCATTTTATAACGCGTTCCAGTGGGTGGACCACCTTTCTATTCAAACACGTCCAGCATTTAACCGTGAACATGCAAAGCAGCAAGATGATGTATTAGGGGATATGCTGCGAATTATTGATACTTTTGAAGTAGATATGAAGGAAGGGAAGTTGACTGAACTTTACAATCATCGGACCGCTCGACGATATTTGTCTTCATTATCTCCAGAAGAACAAAAAGAGATTATTAATGAAGCGGAACGTTGGCTGGTACATCGTCTAGGCAATGAGGTGGAAGGTTAATGATCATAAAAAAAATTGAAGTGTATGGGTTTGGAAAGTGGTCCAATGAAACATTTCACTTTCAAGAAGGATCGCTACAGCTTGTTTTCGGCGAAAATGAAGCAGGGAAATCTACGCTGATGGCCTTTATTCAAGCCATTTTTTATGGGTTTCCAAAAAAGAATGAAAGAGCGAAATCTTATGAGCCTCTCCATCAAAATCAGTATGGCGGTGCAATAACTATCTGGACCAAGTCAAAAGGGGTTGTTCGAATTGAGCGTGTCAAGCGTAATCGAGTGAGAGGGGATGTAACGGTACAATTTTCAGACGGAAGTGAGTCTGGTGAAGAAGCACTGCAATCCATTATGGGGGGATTAAATGAAGCTGCTTTCCAAGGCATTTTTTCATTTAATCTGAAAGGTCTTCAAGGCTTGGAGAATATGAAAGCAGAGGAAATAAATGAATTTTTATATGATACAGCGATTACCGGTGGGCCTTCTTTATTATCGAGTGAAAAAGAGGCAGAGACGCAAATGCAAGATCTCTTTAAAGCGAGGGGGAAGAAGACCCCGGTAAATCAGCAGCTTAGAGTTTTACAGGAACAAGATAAAAGAGTCCAGGAGTGGCAAAGAAAACTAGCCGATTATCGGAATCTTGTAGCGAATAACCAACAATTAGAAGAAAGTCTTTTGGAACTTGAAAAACAGAAACAAGGTTATGAACAACAAGTTTTAAAGTGGGAGCGTGTAAAAAAGCTTCTTCCGCTGCAGCAAAGATATCGGAACTTGCAAGCTAAACTTGATGAAGAGCCGGCCTTATCATTTCCAGAGAAGGGTGAAGATCGTCTTGACCGGACGCTAGAGAAAAAGAAAGAGTGGGAAGGTTTTCTGGAGGAGGAAAATGAAAGAATGCATCTCCTCGAAAATAAAGTATCAACGCTTAGAAAAGTCGTTTCAAACGACTGGGAATCTTCTCAGCTTATCTTTCAAAAGCTTAATAAACAATCCGGTGTTTATACCGAACAACAAAGAACAAAAACGTCAATAATAGAGAAGCTCAGACAATTAAAAAAGGAACGAAACTTTCTTGAAGATGAGTGGGGGTGGGGAATAGAAAAGACTCCATTCTTGCTTGAGAGAAAAACAACAAGAGCGGTAAAGGATGAGTTAGCCTCGGTTGATACTCGTGTGAAAAAGTCTGAACATGAATGGACCTCACTTAAAACAGAGGAAAAGCACCTGGAGCAGGAATACCGACGATTAAGTGGAGAATTAACCGATACTGAAAAAAAACTACTTTCTAACGATAAGCGTGAACGATATTACGAATGTCTTTCCCGTGTCCAGGAATACGAGTCAGTGAAGCCACAACTAGCTTTTATGGAAAACCGTCAAGAACTTCTTCAAGCAGAAGACAAACGGTCCTCATCTATCCAACAACTATTTGACACTTCATTGGTTCGCATAGGTATAGGATCAATCCTTCTCCTGCTTGGTGGATGGATCGGGTTTACGAATGACTGGGTAATTGGTACGGTAATTGGAGTTATCGGAATTACATTTGTACTTGCTTCTTTAGGAAGGAAACAAACAGAAATCAATAATAACAACAGTACAACTCCAAGCGAGAAACACCATATCCAATTAGAGCTTGAGAAATGGGCATCCTTTCAAGACGAGATAGATCAATGGCCGGTTGAGGAATGGAAACACCTTCTAAAGGTAGATGAACAATTCAGACAAAAGGTTGAACAGATACAACTTGCTCTTCAACAGTGGGAGCGTCGAAAAGCCGAGAATGCAACCGAGCTTCAAAGAACCTGTGATCAGTTATTTACGGAAAAGAGGGAGTTAAACAAATGGGCTATTAATTACGGGTTTGACGAGGGATTCACAGGGGAGCAGTATCAGGAAATGATGCAAGACAGTGTCAAGTGGAAAGAGCTTTATTCAAAGGAACTATCATTAAATGAGCAACTCGCAGAAATCGAATCGATGAATAAAGAGTTCAGAGGAGAAGTAAAGAAGCTAGCTTCTTCCATTGGGGTTCACTACACAGGTGATGACCTACATGCGCTATATCAAATCGAGAACTGGTTAATAGACCAAAAAGAAAGTCAAAGTGCACTAAATCAGCACATAGATCACCTTGAAGAGGCAAATGTAAAAAAGAAAGC encodes the following:
- a CDS encoding ATP-binding protein; translation: MIIKKIEVYGFGKWSNETFHFQEGSLQLVFGENEAGKSTLMAFIQAIFYGFPKKNERAKSYEPLHQNQYGGAITIWTKSKGVVRIERVKRNRVRGDVTVQFSDGSESGEEALQSIMGGLNEAAFQGIFSFNLKGLQGLENMKAEEINEFLYDTAITGGPSLLSSEKEAETQMQDLFKARGKKTPVNQQLRVLQEQDKRVQEWQRKLADYRNLVANNQQLEESLLELEKQKQGYEQQVLKWERVKKLLPLQQRYRNLQAKLDEEPALSFPEKGEDRLDRTLEKKKEWEGFLEEENERMHLLENKVSTLRKVVSNDWESSQLIFQKLNKQSGVYTEQQRTKTSIIEKLRQLKKERNFLEDEWGWGIEKTPFLLERKTTRAVKDELASVDTRVKKSEHEWTSLKTEEKHLEQEYRRLSGELTDTEKKLLSNDKRERYYECLSRVQEYESVKPQLAFMENRQELLQAEDKRSSSIQQLFDTSLVRIGIGSILLLLGGWIGFTNDWVIGTVIGVIGITFVLASLGRKQTEINNNNSTTPSEKHHIQLELEKWASFQDEIDQWPVEEWKHLLKVDEQFRQKVEQIQLALQQWERRKAENATELQRTCDQLFTEKRELNKWAINYGFDEGFTGEQYQEMMQDSVKWKELYSKELSLNEQLAEIESMNKEFRGEVKKLASSIGVHYTGDDLHALYQIENWLIDQKESQSALNQHIDHLEEANVKKKAAISRISKQDEEIGRLFKEAQVTGEEEFRARGEQVRVNRKKYAEKESLMLQMKAISPSERLEDEMALCEMWGEKIEEKQQEVQQHRHLLNQKHRTAVEQVTEMKQDLKVLEDGQTYQDCLQSFEMEKKQLQTMGKQWAVYAVAKEIIQKTKQVYEKERQPAVIQRAEFLFQKLTNGAYVRLFAPLGEMKFIVERQDGERFEPVDLSQGTCELLYLSIRFSLATLYQREEAFPLIIDEAFVNFDASRRKRVMNVLKELAEDHQVIYFTCHEYVVKEEGLPLLSLDQTIRT
- a CDS encoding metallophosphoesterase family protein, encoding METIRFIHCADLHLDRPFETSKLPDIVLAKLKNSAYESFERTIDYAIEYQVDFVVISGDLFDLEYRSIKGQLFVKKQAERLHESRIFLYIIHGNHDPLTDTVSEITMPENVVVYSTETKSVLHKKNEKPIARIYGFSYPARSVTENKIDSYIEVKEQDDVFHVAMLHGQEQSQKDHDPYAPFTLKELKESGFDYWALGHIHKRQVLSEDPYIVYPGNIQGGHRKETGPKGSYLVELKKGDESLTFLPTSPIEWHEVDVSISELSTVDQLLQVCEQKMIQVLSPGKSGLFHLTFSGEGPLHEQLAKRHAPEELLEELRGDEAAFYNAFQWVDHLSIQTRPAFNREHAKQQDDVLGDMLRIIDTFEVDMKEGKLTELYNHRTARRYLSSLSPEEQKEIINEAERWLVHRLGNEVEG